The genomic region GTAGCCGCCCTGGAATTTCAGGCTCGGTGCGCCGACAGGCGGCAGACCGGTATTTGCGCTGCGATCGACGTTGAACCAGAAATACTCGCCCTGCAGGATCAGCGGACCATACATTGCCGCCGCTTCGACGCTGTAGACCTGCGCGCCTGAGGCATTGGCAATTGCGCCCGTGGAAACCAGGGTCGTCGGATCGATGCGCAACTCGGGCCGGTCGCTGAGCGTGACCGTCTGTGCGCCTGTTATCAGATTGCGCGGCGGCTGGATCAGCCATTGCGCATCGCCACCAAGATGCAGGGAGTAATCCTTGCCGTTGACGATCTGGCCTGCAATACGTGCGACTGCGCCATACTGCTCGCTGGTGCCGTTCGGCGCGAGGCTGGATGCGGAGTGGATCGCGCCCGTGGAAGGTCCGGTGATGTAGCCGCCCGCCCAGAACACGTCATTGTACCAGCGCGTGCCGACCGCGGAGCGGAAGTCACCGGCGGCGATATTTGTCGCGATGACGCCTGCCGAGGCGCGCTCCATGAACAGGATGTCGTTGGAGCTCGTGGCTTCGTCGAGCGTGTAGGGCAGGTCCATGATGCCACCTTCGATCGCCATTTTGCCGCCGAAGGGTTTTAGCCCCGTATAGCTCAGATAGGCGTTCTCGATGCCGGAGACGCCGCCGCCTGGCAATGACCCAGGCGCCGTACCGGCGAACCCATCGGAGGACCCGCCGAAGTCATAAATCAGCGCAAAATTCCAGTCGCTGAGGAATTTGCCAGCGACACCGATGCGCGCGCGGCGCACATTTTGGCCGCTGTCGAGCTTCTGAGGAACCGTCGCTGCAGTATTGGGACGATAGTCATAACCGCCGACGTCCCAGTGTACGCGGCTCGTGATTCCGACGCAATTCTGCTCGTCCGCCGTGCAAAACGTCGGGCGGTTGTTCGGCATCGTCAGGATGCCGCCGGTTGAGGCCGACGGGCCCTTGACCGGAATGGCGGCATTGGCATTCGTGACGCTGGAGGCCTTTGCGTCCGCGGCTTTCGCATTTGCCTTCGCCGCTTTAGCATTGGCGTCCGCGGCGGCTTGGGTATTGGCGTTGGTCTGTTTCTGCAGCCGGTCGAGCTTCTGCTCGAGCATATGTAGCTGTTGCTTTAGCAGCGCGATCTCTGCGTCTCTGCTACTGGCCGATTCCGACCGAGCCGGCGAGGCGGCCAATGCCCCGGTGATGCCAAGTGCCACTGCCGTGAGTCGTGTTGCATCCATTTGAAGCTCCCCTGTCCGATTTAAGCCCCATTTCCTGCAGTTCGAGTTCTGGAATCAGTGACTGCTCCACAAGGGAGCTACAGCGGGTTCGGATCCCGTTTGTTGTTCGCTGCCAACAGGCGGGACTCACGCTGGTATGATAGCCAGCATAGAAGTCCGAGGAGGCGATGCAATGGGCGAGCAATGCTAACGCGGGCGCCCGATGATCTTAGCTGATGCAACAATAAATTGCGTGCCGAAGAGTACCTATACTTCGGCGACTTCTGCGTAAGCGGCGATGGTCCGATCTGTCGGCGTGCCCCGGGCAGCATCGTTCGACGAGAGCCAAAGCATTCGTTCCGTCGCCAAACGCGTATGTTCGATTGGGCCAGCGTTGTCGGCCCGAGCCGACATGCACGCGTTCGCGCAAAAGTCGCTTTCGGGAGCAACTCTGAGCCACCGAGAGCTCGCCGCAGGGTGCCCGCGGCGTTAGGGAGCAATTCCGATCCAGATGCCGATCCCGATAATCGCCAGGGAAGCGGCAATCACCAGCAAGTCGATCGTCAACCAGTTAAGGATGCGTTTCGCAGATTGAGGCGTAGTATGTCCCTCTGCGCTCACGTTATGTATCCAACAGCCGCAAGTGGCTGTGAACGAATTCACATTTCTGCACGGCTCGACTGATCGAAAAAATGGCAGCGCCGCCGCCCGATTGCGTTGCAACTGATTGGTCAAGGCGCGGCACGATCGGTTGAGCTCAGGCGGGATCAGGCGCAGAATCACTGTGCTCTGCAATGCGGCCGACTTGATCACTCGGCCCTGCGACTTTCGAGCAAGGAATTTGCCCGGGGCATTTGCGGCAATCACGCCAGCGAGAGGAGTACGCCATTAACGATCGCAAAGACCCGCGCATTGCGAAAGACAGCGCTACCGATGCCAGAATGATCAACATTTCATTGTGCCAGGTATGGCCGATCGTCCGTGAGGCTTGACCTATGGTGGCGGGCGCGGCGACCCTCGCTGAGCGAGCCGTGGACGATCCGA from Bradyrhizobium sp. CB1015 harbors:
- a CDS encoding OprO/OprP family phosphate-selective porin is translated as MDATRLTAVALGITGALAASPARSESASSRDAEIALLKQQLHMLEQKLDRLQKQTNANTQAAADANAKAAKANAKAADAKASSVTNANAAIPVKGPSASTGGILTMPNNRPTFCTADEQNCVGITSRVHWDVGGYDYRPNTAATVPQKLDSGQNVRRARIGVAGKFLSDWNFALIYDFGGSSDGFAGTAPGSLPGGGVSGIENAYLSYTGLKPFGGKMAIEGGIMDLPYTLDEATSSNDILFMERASAGVIATNIAAGDFRSAVGTRWYNDVFWAGGYITGPSTGAIHSASSLAPNGTSEQYGAVARIAGQIVNGKDYSLHLGGDAQWLIQPPRNLITGAQTVTLSDRPELRIDPTTLVSTGAIANASGAQVYSVEAAAMYGPLILQGEYFWFNVDRSANTGLPPVGAPSLKFQGGYAQAGYVLTGETHAYNPASASYSGIKPAHPFSLDGGGWGAWEIAGRVSTIDLNNQLGAATGIAGGRQTVYTAALNWYVNGNVRFMLDYLHGNVARQATPMSAADVGSKFDAVAMRTQFAF